The DNA segment GGCAGCAAGGCTGTCGGCTGATTTATCGCAAAGAGATTGCTTCTGGCCTACAGGCTTAAGGAACTTACGACAATCCCGTGTAACCAGAACAGCCTTGTGTCACCGTGAGCGCAGCGTAGAGCCTGCCCTGAGGTCACCCAAATGGTCTTGTGCGCCTTGGACGGAATTCGTTCCAGTGACGCGCAGGTTCTTACTGCGTTCAGAATGACTGGGAGGGATCCATATCGAGCATTGCTAAGCCAGCAACGGCTGTTGACTGGCCAGAACGCTGAGGAAAGGGGAAAATGAAGGAAATCTTGCGAGCCTTGCAGCAAAGCTTGGAAAGCAGCGAACCCGTGGCTGTGGCGACTGTCGTCGAAGTAAAAGGCGCCTCTCCCGCCCAGGTGGGTTTTAAATTGCTGGTGCGATCTGATGGCAGCATGGTGGGCAACATCGGCGGTGGCACGCTAGAGAAACGCGTCCGCGAGGAAACATTAAATGCCTTGCGGGAGGGGAAATCGCGCCTAGTTCATTATACACTACGTGAGGCAGGGCCTGACGCGGTGGGCATGCTCTGCGGCGGCGAAGCTACAGTATTTATCGAAGTGTATCAGCCAGCCCCTATCCTGTTGATCGTGGGTGGCGGGCACATTGGCCAGCCTCTGGCCGAGATGGCGCGTCTCGTTGGCTTCAACGTGCAAGTGGTGGATGTCCGCACGGAACGCGCCACCGTGCCCCAGTTTGATCCGGCCTCCGTTACCCCCTGGACGTACGTGGTGCTGATCACCGAAGACCACATCACCGACGAGCAGGCCCTGCGTCAGGTGCTCCATACGCCAGCGGCTTACATTGGCATGATCGGCAGCTTGCGCAAGGTGGGCACCATCTTTAAGCACCTGCGTGCTGAAGGCATCCCCGAAGAGCAGTTGACCCAGGTGCATGCGCCAATTGGGTTGGATCTGGGTGGCCGCAGTCCAGCCGAAATCGCCTTGGCCATCCTGGCTGAGATCGTGCAGGTACGCTATGGCGGAAGCGGAAAGCCCCGTGCGCTGCTGATGAAAGAGAGCGACTAATGTATAGCTAGCTAAGCCTTACCGCACACGAAGCACGGTTCATTATAGACAAAAGCGCCAATTTGACTAATAGGCTATTATTGTGTATAATATATATGCATTATACATATAAAAGATTATTATCTTTATGTAATAATCAAGCGAGTCTTCGCAATACCATGAGGTAACAACATAGAGGTCAACACAGATGAGCGCCCTGCTCTCGAAACTATTCGAACCTGGCCCCATCGGGAAGATGGAGCTGAAAAATCGCATCATTATGGCGTCGATTTCCACTAACTTGACAGGAGCAGATGGGGAAATTACTGAAGAGCTGATTGCACACTATGCCGAAAGGGCTGAGGGTGGAGTAGGGCTAGTCACTGTGGAAAACGTCTGTATTGATTACCCTCTCGGCAGACACGGAGCCGCGCAACCACGCATAGACGAGGATCGTTTCATTTCGAGCCTGCAGCGATTGGCAGATGCAGTCCACGAGTCCGGCGCGCTAACCGCCGTGGAACTAACACATCCTGGAATGAGCGCTGATTTACGCTTTACTGAAGGGAAAAGTCCAGTTGCTCCATCGGCTGTGCCAAGGCCCAAGGATGGCCTCTGCCCTAGAGCACTCAGCCAGAAAGAGGTCATGGAGATAGCAAACAAATATATGCAGGCAGCGCGGCGGGCCTGGGAGGCGGGATTTGACGCCGTGGAGCTTCAGGCTTGTCACGGCTTGCTCATCAATCAATTCCTTTCCCCTCTTAGCAACAAGCGCCAAGATGAATACGGTGGTAGCAAGGAGAATCGCCTGCGTTTCCTGCTCGAAATCCTTGTGGGCATCAAGTCCCATCTCGGCTTCGATTTTTCCGGTCATGGTACGCCTGGTAGCTGAGGACTTGCTGAAAGGCGGGCTTACTTTGGAAGATGCGGCTTGGTTCGCGCAACGTCTCCAGGAAGCAGGTGCGGATGCCATTCACCCCGATTTTGGGTTGGGGGGCAAGGAGAAGCGCTTGGAACCAATGCCTTATCCCCAAGCCTGGAGGGTATACCTGGCGGAAAGAATCAAGCATGCGGTCAGCATCCCGGTGATAGCCGTGGGAGTCATTCGTGAGCCACACATGGCTGAGGAGATTCTCGAGACAGGAAAGGCAGATTTTGTCACCCTCGGCCGAGCGTTAATCGCCGATGCGGAATGGCCTAACAAGGCACTAGCCAGCGAAGAGTATCAGAAAGTGCATTGGCTGCAACGAGTGCGTGGTTGCCAGGCATGTCGAGGATGCACCTTTGCGTTGCTCGGTGAACCCCGCTGTAGGCAAGAGCAAGGATGTTTCACAAATAAGCCCTGCAAAGGTCAAGAGAAAAGTAGTGGTGATCAGCGGTGGCCCGGCGGGGATGGAAGCGGCACGAGTGGCAGCCTTGCGTGGACATCAGGTGACTCTTTACGAGAAGAAAGAGCATCTCGGTGGTGCTCTCAATATCGCCTCCGTGCCACCTGGAAAGGAGAAGCTCAATTGGGTAACGGAATACTACGCATATGAACTCTCCCGGCTAGGAGTAGCAATATACCTGGGGAAGATGGCAGATGCACAAACAGTGCGAGACGGACAACCAGATGTGGTCATACTAGCCACTGGCTCCGAACCGGCTGTTCCAGATATCCCTGGTGTGGATGGACCGAATGTACTAATAGCCCAAGAACTGCTCGCAAAGAGAATGTATTTCACAGGCCAGTGCAACATTGTGATTGGCGGAGGAATGCTAGGATTGGAGACCGCAGAATACCTGGCTACCCAGGGCAATGTGGTCACCATCCTCAAGCGCTACAAGACTATCGCACGCAGCATCGAGCCGCTCTACGCTGAATACCTTCTACGGCAGCTTGGTGAAGCAAAAGATGATCTTCGCCGTGGTCGGGCTCTACTTCGATACCATCAGGATGAAGAATGAGCTGGAGAGGCTCCTGGCGAAGTTCGTATCTTGAGAGAATAAAGCAAAGTAGATCTTTCGAAATGACAGAGGTAAAGCAAGAAGCACCCGTCAGGTTGCTGCCAGTTTGCGCCAAAGAGGCAGAGAACCTAGACATCATTCTGGCTTGCGATGGAGCAGCCAGCGTGGGTCAGGTCGGCCATCAGGTGGCAGTTGAGTTGACAAACTCTAAGGAAGCGGCGCGTATGTGTTGCATCACTGCCGTCGCTGCCGACTCAAAGCCGCACGTAGACATCGCCAAGCGCGCTAGACGACTGATTGTCATCAATGGCTGTGGCAATCGCTGCGCCAGCAAGGTACTAGAAAGGTTAGAGATACCTTATGATTATGAGACAGTGATCGCCAAGGAGGGAATGGAGAAAGTGCCTACGTTGGACTTTGACATGGCTGATGTCGAGCGCATTGCCAAGAAAATCGCTGACGAAGCGCTAGAGCCACTGCCCTCTGAAGAAAAATCAGGAAAAGAAAAGGAGTAATGGAAAGACTATGAAGATCGCTGCTGTATCTGAAGATGGAAAGATCATCAGTCAACATTTTGGACGTGCCCCGTTTTATGTCGTCGTCACGATCGAAGACAACAAAATCGTAGCACGTGAAATACGTGATAAAATGGGTCATGCGCAATTCGTTGGCGAACCACATGCCGAAGAGTCCCATGGGACTGACCCGCGCGGCCACGGCTTTGACGCTGGCGCGCAAAGTCGCCATGCCCGCATGGCAGCCGCCATTGCCGACTGCCAAGTGCTGTTGGCGCGGGGGATGGGTGCTGGCGCCTACGAGAGCATGGCCCAGGCTGGCATCCGCCCCATCATCACAGATATCGCTTCCATTGATGAGGCCGTGCAGGCTTATCTGAACGGTCGCTTGGTAGATCATACCGAGTGGCTACATTAAGCCTTTCCGATGCCAGACTCTCGCGAGGTATGAAACGCGCATTGACCATCGCGGCTGCGCTAGCGCACCGCCCGCCGCTGCTCTTCCTAGATGAACCCACAACTGGCTTGGACGTGATAAGCGCGCGAAATTCGCGGCGCATGATCGCTGCACTCCGCGATGAGGGAGTAACCGTCTTCTTGACCACGCACTATCTGGAAGAAGCCGAGCAATTGTGCGACCGTATTGCCATTATTGTCCAGGGGCGTATTGTTGCTCTAGATACTGTGGATGGCTTAAAGGCACTAGCTCAGAGCAACGTGGTGGTGGAAGCGACTGTTGCCGACCCCAATGGGAACATCCGTACTATGCGCTTCTATGGCAAGGATGTGGTGGCCACCGTCCAATTGGCTTTGACGCAGAGTAAAGATCGGCATATCTTGGCAATCAGTACTGTCCGCCCGACACTAGAAGACGTCTTTGTCCAACTGACTGGTTTGAGTGCCGAAGTGATAGTGGTCGAAAAAGGAGGGAAAGGGCAAAGCAATGTGGCGGGATGATTTGCGTTGTATGTTCTACATCGCCCTGAAAGATCTGGAGGCTTATTACTTCAAGCCTCCCAACATCAGTTGGGGCATTCTTTTCCCCTTTGCCTTTGTCCTGGCTTTTGCCATCCGCAACCCGAACGATGTGCATACGCTAATGCCAGGGCTTCTAGGATTGACCTTGCTGTTCGGGACTAGTTCGATGGAAGCCATCGTTATTGTTTTCGAGCGGCGCATCGGTGCGTTAGAGCGGCTGTTGCTGGCGTCGATACGTTTGCCTGCATTGCTGGCAGGCAAACTACTGGGTGGAATGGCTTTTGGACTGACCGTAACGCTGGTAGTGCTGCTCATAGCGCTGCTAGTCTTTGGTACTGCCGGCATCAACTGGCTGCTGTTGTTCCTCGCCATGCTCTTCTCTGCGGCGGCTTTCCCTGCATTGGGCGCATTCGTATCAATAGCCGTGAAAGAGGTGTTCGAGGCACAAACCTTGGCAAACTTTATCCGTTTCCCGATGATGTTCCTTGGCGGCGTCTTCGTGCCCATCAATACACTACCCTTGCCCTTGCGGGTGATTGCTTGGCTCTTGCCGCTCACTTATGCGGTAGAGGTACTGCGCGCCGCATTGTCCGGAACCGCCTGGAGGGCCTGCGCTCTTGATTTGCTCATACTGGCATTGTTTGCTATGATTCTATTTAGCCTGGCCGTGCGCATCCTAGAGCGCTGGCTAGACTAGAGCGCAGTGCCCACCCCGCAGAGAGGAGGAAAGATGGACACCAAGGTCATAGGCCAAAGCTTGCCGCGTGTTGACGCTTGGGAGAAAGTTACCGGACAAGCACGCTACCCCGGTGATTTCTCTATGCCTGGGATGCTCCACGCTAAAGTGGCGTGGAGCGAGTATCCGCATGCCCGTGTGCGGCGCATTGACACATCCAAGGCAGAGGCACTGCCCGGTGTGGTCAAGGTTATCACCTACCGCGACGTGCCAGTCAATGAGTACGGCATTAACATCAGGGATCAGCCGGTACTGATTGCGGAAGGGGATAAGGTGCGCTGGGTAGGTGACCGCATTGCCATCGTCATTGCGGAGACGGAAGAAATCGCGGAGCAAGCTCGCTGGTTGGTGAAGGTGGATTACGAGCCCTTGCCCGTGGTTACTGACCCGCGCGAGGCTATGAAGCCAGGAGCTCCTTTGGTGCACGATGAACGCGGGAACACCAATATCCTGCAACACTTCCGCATCCGCAAGGGGGATATCGAGGTGGGCTTTGCCCAAGCCGATGTGATTGTCGAAGGATATTACATTACCCCCCACGTAGAGCATGCCTACCTGCAACCAGAAGCCGGCCTGGGCTATATTGATGAACAAGGTCGGGTAACGGTAATCTCTGCTGCGCAGTGGCCACATGACGACCTCCATCAGATCGCGCATATGCTTAACGTGCCACAAGACCAGCTCCGCGAGATTGTACCCGCCGTAGGCGGGGCATTTGGTGGCAGGGAGGATATGTACATCCAACATTTGCTAGCCCTGTGCGCTTATGTCGTCCGCCGTCCGGTGAAGATGGTCTTCAGCCGCGAGGAATCTGTAATGCGCACTGGCAAGCGCCATCCCTTCTACCTGCGCCATCGCTGGGGCGCAACCCGCGACGGCAGGCTCACTGCTGTGGAAATCGAGGGCATTTCTGATGCCGGAGCTTACGCCTCTACTAGCGTCCCTGTGCTGGCCAATGCTACCAGTTTCTTTGCCGGACCTTACGTGATCCCCCATGCCAAGATTGATGGCTACACCGTCTATACCAACAACGCCGTGACCATGGCCATGCGCGGATTTGGCGCCACGCAGGCTCCAGTGGCCTATGAGCAACAGATGGATAAACTCGCTGAAGCGCTGGGCATGGATCCAGTGGAACTGCGTCTGAAGAACCTTTTTGAAGAAGGATCGATCGCTGTGACTGGCAACCGCATGCCTCCTGGGGTAGGCATCAAGGAAACATTGCGACGAGCGGCGCTGGCTGCGGGCTGGCGCGAGGAAAACGGCCACTGGTTCAAGCCCGACCTAGGTCGACCTTCCGCGCCTCATAAGCGCCGTGGCATCGGCGTGGCTTGCGCTTACAAAAACGTCGGCTACTCTTTTGGCTTCGATGACAAGACTACGGCGCGCGTGGAGCTCTCCCTGGAAGAGTCAGGGACCATCCAGCACGTGCGCGTGCTGGTTGGCGCCTCAGACGTTGGCGAAGGAGTGCACACCGCTCTGGCACAGATCGCTGCTGAGGCCCTGGATGTACCCTTGGATCGAGTAGAGATTGCCCCGCTGGATACCGCAGAGGTGCCGGATGCTGGCTCCTCCTCGGCTTCACGGCATGTCTATATGTCTGGCAATGCCGTGTTGCGTGCTTGCCGGGCAGCTAAGGCAAAGCTAGAGGACGTATTGCATGCAGAGAGCGGAGAGCGCCACATCACAGCAGAGTACACCTACCACGGACGCAGCGTCCGCCCCACCAGCGCTTATGACCCTGAGACCGGCCAATGCGATCCTCATATCAGTTACGGCTACGCCACGCAGATTGCTTTGGTTGAAGTGGATACGGAAACAGGCGTAGTGGACGTGCTCAAAATATGGGCCGCCCATGATGTGGGCCAAGCCGTGAACCCTGATATGATCGTGGGTCAGATAGGCGGTGGGATACACATGGGGTTGGGCTATGCCTTGATAGAAGAGTTCATCCAGCTAGAAGGTATGGTGCGCACACGCAACTTTGCGGAATATCAGATTCCCACCGTTCTCGATATGCCAGGCGAGGTTGTGCCAATCATTGTAGAAGTGCCCGATCCCACAGGCCCCTATGGTGCCAAAGGAGTGGGCGAAATGACCACCTTGTCTACTGCGCCAGCCATTCTCAATGCGATTCACGATGCAACCGGGATATGGCTGGATCGGCTGCCAGCTACGGCAGAAAGAGTGCTCTACCATCTTCGAAAGATTCCTCTGGGAACCTGAATCTACGAAAGAGCGGGTAGCAAGTCAGTATTTACGGACCGCTTCCTAGTCAGGCACGAACTTGCTCAAATCTGGCATGCTGTTCGTTGCACGCAATGGCGCACTAACCGGCATCCGTAGCGTTTCGAATAGGATTGTCGCCACTGAATGAGCACACACAAGACTCTGCCAGAAATACTGAGGCGAGCCATTGAGGTATGGCGTCAGGAGGGCGTCAAGAGCCTCTGGTTCAAGATACTAGGCGAGACCATCTATCGCCGCATGGTACTAATGGAGCGACTGCTAGACGAGCCTATCTCCGAAGTGATGCCACGTGTGCCAATAACCACTGCCCTGCTTCACGAAAATGACATTGCGGAGTACATTCGTTTCCGACCTGAGGCCGATCCCATCAAGGTACACGAACGGTTAGCTTCTGGGGAAATGTGCTTTTTTGGAGGTAAGGTGGTTTCGTATGCAATCGTCCCCGATGAAAAAGCACAGATTCAGGCCGCCTTGCTCGATCTGGTGGACCGTCAGAGCGTGGACCTCGTTCTCACCACCGGTGGCACTGGCCTAACGCTCCGCGATGTAACCCCTGAGGCGACATTGGCGGTCATTGAACGGGAGATGCCTGGGCTAGCAGAGCTCATGCGCATGGAAGGGTATCGGCAAACACACCGTATTTGCGGTGCTCTCCCGCGCTGTAGCGGGCATCCGTGGCAAAACCCTCATTGTGAACCTGCCAGGCAGCCCTCAGGCAGTGCGCCAACACATGGAGCTCCTGGGACCACTCCTGCCTGCTGCGGTGGCGCTGGTGAAGGGTGAAGCACCACCCAATGGCATCAACGACCCCGCTTGGAAAGCTCGCTTTGGCGGTGGAACAAAGTAAGCGGTACTTTATCCAGAAAGCTGTCATGTTTCGCCTTGCGATGCAGCCTGCAATAAGGGTCATCAAAAACCCACGGATACTTACCGTGCGGTGAAGCTTCTGCTCCGGGATCATGCGTTGATTTGACAAATGAGAGCATTTGTGGTATAATATATGTGTAATTCATATAGAAGATCATATCAGATAAAAGGAGATTATATGTGCGGCAAACATCACGAAGAGTTTGACGAGAGTGCAGGCCGCTGTTGCCCTCCCAGAGGCAGAGTGCGAGGCTTCGTGCAGCCCTGGTTGCTGTTGCTCTTGGCTCAAGCACCTGCCCACGGCTATGACCTGATGGAGCGGTTGGCTCAGGATGAAGACAGCCCTGGCGCTGACCCCGGTCTGCTCTACCGCACCCTGCGCCAGTTCGAAGAAGAAGGGCTGGTCCGTTCATCCTGGGACACAGAGGGCGGCGGCCCAGCCCGACGCGTATATGAAATCACCGAGGAGGGATTGGATTACCTGCACGCCTGGGCAGCGAACGTCCGCCGCACGCGCCGGCGATTGGACCGCTTCCTCAGTGAATATGAAGCACAGTTTGGTAAGAAAGAAAAGAGGTGAAAGAGATGCGTGAATACGGCGAATATCGTAGCCATCATGGTTATGGCTGTTGCTGGGACGAGGGATTTTTTGGCCCTTGGATGCGCTTTGGCCCGCGCATGATGCGCTTTGGCCGACGCTTCCCTACTCGTGAGGAGCGTATTGCCTGGCTCGAGGAGTACTTGCAAGAACTACAGGCTGAGGCGAAGGCGGTGGAAGAGCGCATTGCTGAACTCAAGGCCAGAGAAACGGAATAAGATGGAAACTCTTCATCGAGAAAGCCGTGGCGCAGATCGTCGCTGTGGTGCGGGAGCTTCGGCATAGATACTGCTTACCTGGCCGCTTGACGGGATCTCGGAACACCCCGATCACAAGGCCATCAGTCATTGGACAGCCGAAGCTTTCCCGCGGGCAGCCGACCCTGCAGCCTGTCTTGCGCAGTCGGACATGGGGCTATCGCTTCATACACTAACTGCCCTGTACCACATTGTCGGCCTTATTCCGTAGCACAGGCGCTGGGAATGGCCCATTTACACACCGTGCCCGATGAGCAAGTGACAACGACTATAGACGTTTCAGCCGCTTGGGTCGCTTGGCGCGCAGGGCGTCAACGGGACCCAGGTCCTGGTGGAGTACCTCGCGATATGAGGAAGAGCAGGGCACTGAGGGCCTGGTTCTGTGTCGAAGCAGCGACGTTTTCCTTGACGGCCAGGTAGGTGAGAAAGGCTTCGACCTCGGGAGCGCCCATTTCGGACGGGTGACGCACGCCGTGGAAGTAGATGTAGCGCTTGATCCAGCCGACGTAGGCCTGTTCGGTGCGGATAGAATAGTGCTTGAGGTGGATGGCGTCGCGGACCTGGTCCAACAGTTTCTTGGGGCGTTGCTCCTCCATAGGTTGTCTCCTCGAACTTGACAAGAAAAGATTTGTGTTGCATAATACAGGCGTCGTCGGACCTGCATCGTTAACCCGATTGCCCAGTCAAGACTTCAGGTATTATAGCCGAAACTGGCATAAGTCAACTTTCAAGCACGCTATACCGAATTGATTCTGTCTAGGAATCGGGGTAGCTAGGCCGAAATAGTTCGGTCTACTCAATAGTTAGCGCGGACGCTGCGCGTCCGCGCCGTTAGCCCGCCAGAAACGAGGATGACATGAGCGATCCGACGCCATTCAAAGCCTACTTCAAGGAGCTACACGCCGTTGCCCAGCAAGGCGACGCGCGGGAGGAGAGCTTCTACCCCGCGCTCGCCAACATGCTGAAGACGTTTGCCGATGCAACCGGGCGGAAGCACATCCGGGTGACGACCCTCCCAAAGCCGACGGACGCGGGCAACCCCGATTTCCGCCTGTGGAACGGCACGGACCGGATCGTCGGCTATGTCGAGGCCAAGAAACCGACGGAAGAACGGCTTGACGAGATCGAGCAGTCGGAGCAACTCACCCGCTACCGCGCAACATTCCCGAACCTCATCCTCACCAACTTTTTTGAGTTTCGCCTCTATCGGAACGGGGAACGGATTCAGACAGTGCTCGCGGCGCGCCCTTTCGTGCTGACCCGCCTGCACACAACTCCGGTTCTCGAAAAGGGAGACGACCTTCGCACCCTTCTCGACCGGTTCCTCGATTTCTCCCTCCCGCAGTCGTTCACGGCGGAATCGCTGGCCGTCGAACTGGCCAAGCGCACGCGTTTCTTGCGCGATGTGGTCGCTCAGCAGCTCGCGCAGGAGAAGGATGCGCCCGGCGTTCTCACCGGCTTCTTCGAGGCCTTTCAGACCTATCTGATCGGCGCCCTGACGCCCGAGGACTTTGCCGACCTCTTCGCCCAGACCATCACCTACGGCCTCTTTGCCGCCCGCACCCGCGCCGGAGACGGCTTCAACCGCCGCGCCGCCTTCGACGCCATCCCGCACACCATTGGCGTTTTGCGCGACCTGTTCCGGTTTATCTCGCTGGGCGAACTGCCGGAGCAACTGGCCTGGTGCGTGGACGACATCGCCGAGGTGCTCGCCGTGGCCGACGTCCCCGGCATTCTTGACCGCTACTACCACGAGGGCAAGGGCAGCGACCCCATCGTCCACTTCTACGAGACCTTCCTTGCCCAGTACGATCCCGCCGAACGCGAACGGCGCGGCGTCTACTACACCCCGGAGCCCGTCGTCGGCTATATCGTCCGCTCCCTCCGCGGCATCCTCAAGACCCACTTCGGCAAGCGCGATGGCCTCGCTTCCGACGACGTGACCCTGCTCGACCCCGCCGCCGGGACCATGACCTTCATCGCCCGCGCCGCCGAACGGGCCGTGGCCGAGTTCGTGGCCAAGTACGGCCAAGGCGGCCGCGCCGATTTCATCCGCCGCCACATCCTCAAGAACTTTTACGCCTTCGAACTGATGATGGCCCCCTACGCCATCGGGCACCTCAAGATGAGTTTCTTCCTGGACGAATTCGACTATCACCTGGCAGATAACGAACGAATGCCTTTTTATTTGACCAATACCTTGGACATGAGCGAACTAGAGGGCAGCAAGCTGCCGGGGCTCTCCTCGCTAGCCGAAGAATCCCATCTTGCCTTGCAGGTGAAGCGTGATACGCCTATTTTGGTCATTCTGGGCAACCCGCCTTACTCCGGCCACTCGGCCAATACCGGCGCGTGGATTCGCGGGCTGATCGAGACCTACAAGCAGGTGGACGGCAAACCGTTGGGCGAAAAGAACCCCAAATGGCTTCAGGACGATTACGTCAAGTTCCTGCGCTTCGCGCAATGGAAGATCGAGCAGGCCGGGCGCGGCGTGGTC comes from the Chloroflexota bacterium genome and includes:
- a CDS encoding XdhC family protein yields the protein MKEILRALQQSLESSEPVAVATVVEVKGASPAQVGFKLLVRSDGSMVGNIGGGTLEKRVREETLNALREGKSRLVHYTLREAGPDAVGMLCGGEATVFIEVYQPAPILLIVGGGHIGQPLAEMARLVGFNVQVVDVRTERATVPQFDPASVTPWTYVVLITEDHITDEQALRQVLHTPAAYIGMIGSLRKVGTIFKHLRAEGIPEEQLTQVHAPIGLDLGGRSPAEIALAILAEIVQVRYGGSGKPRALLMKESD
- a CDS encoding NADH:flavin oxidoreductase, with the translated sequence MSALLSKLFEPGPIGKMELKNRIIMASISTNLTGADGEITEELIAHYAERAEGGVGLVTVENVCIDYPLGRHGAAQPRIDEDRFISSLQRLADAVHESGALTAVELTHPGMSADLRFTEGKSPVAPSAVPRPKDGLCPRALSQKEVMEIANKYMQAARRAWEAGFDAVELQACHGLLINQFLSPLSNKRQDEYGGSKENRLRFLLEILVGIKSHLGFDFSGHGTPGS
- a CDS encoding zinc-binding protein encodes the protein MTEVKQEAPVRLLPVCAKEAENLDIILACDGAASVGQVGHQVAVELTNSKEAARMCCITAVAADSKPHVDIAKRARRLIVINGCGNRCASKVLERLEIPYDYETVIAKEGMEKVPTLDFDMADVERIAKKIADEALEPLPSEEKSGKEKE
- a CDS encoding dinitrogenase iron-molybdenum cofactor biosynthesis protein, yielding MKIAAVSEDGKIISQHFGRAPFYVVVTIEDNKIVAREIRDKMGHAQFVGEPHAEESHGTDPRGHGFDAGAQSRHARMAAAIADCQVLLARGMGAGAYESMAQAGIRPIITDIASIDEAVQAYLNGRLVDHTEWLH
- a CDS encoding ABC transporter ATP-binding protein, which codes for MKRALTIAAALAHRPPLLFLDEPTTGLDVISARNSRRMIAALRDEGVTVFLTTHYLEEAEQLCDRIAIIVQGRIVALDTVDGLKALAQSNVVVEATVADPNGNIRTMRFYGKDVVATVQLALTQSKDRHILAISTVRPTLEDVFVQLTGLSAEVIVVEKGGKGQSNVAG
- a CDS encoding ABC transporter permease, yielding MWRDDLRCMFYIALKDLEAYYFKPPNISWGILFPFAFVLAFAIRNPNDVHTLMPGLLGLTLLFGTSSMEAIVIVFERRIGALERLLLASIRLPALLAGKLLGGMAFGLTVTLVVLLIALLVFGTAGINWLLLFLAMLFSAAAFPALGAFVSIAVKEVFEAQTLANFIRFPMMFLGGVFVPINTLPLPLRVIAWLLPLTYAVEVLRAALSGTAWRACALDLLILALFAMILFSLAVRILERWLD
- a CDS encoding xanthine dehydrogenase family protein molybdopterin-binding subunit produces the protein MDTKVIGQSLPRVDAWEKVTGQARYPGDFSMPGMLHAKVAWSEYPHARVRRIDTSKAEALPGVVKVITYRDVPVNEYGINIRDQPVLIAEGDKVRWVGDRIAIVIAETEEIAEQARWLVKVDYEPLPVVTDPREAMKPGAPLVHDERGNTNILQHFRIRKGDIEVGFAQADVIVEGYYITPHVEHAYLQPEAGLGYIDEQGRVTVISAAQWPHDDLHQIAHMLNVPQDQLREIVPAVGGAFGGREDMYIQHLLALCAYVVRRPVKMVFSREESVMRTGKRHPFYLRHRWGATRDGRLTAVEIEGISDAGAYASTSVPVLANATSFFAGPYVIPHAKIDGYTVYTNNAVTMAMRGFGATQAPVAYEQQMDKLAEALGMDPVELRLKNLFEEGSIAVTGNRMPPGVGIKETLRRAALAAGWREENGHWFKPDLGRPSAPHKRRGIGVACAYKNVGYSFGFDDKTTARVELSLEESGTIQHVRVLVGASDVGEGVHTALAQIAAEALDVPLDRVEIAPLDTAEVPDAGSSSASRHVYMSGNAVLRACRAAKAKLEDVLHAESGERHITAEYTYHGRSVRPTSAYDPETGQCDPHISYGYATQIALVEVDTETGVVDVLKIWAAHDVGQAVNPDMIVGQIGGGIHMGLGYALIEEFIQLEGMVRTRNFAEYQIPTVLDMPGEVVPIIVEVPDPTGPYGAKGVGEMTTLSTAPAILNAIHDATGIWLDRLPATAERVLYHLRKIPLGT
- a CDS encoding helix-turn-helix transcriptional regulator; amino-acid sequence: MCGKHHEEFDESAGRCCPPRGRVRGFVQPWLLLLLAQAPAHGYDLMERLAQDEDSPGADPGLLYRTLRQFEEEGLVRSSWDTEGGGPARRVYEITEEGLDYLHAWAANVRRTRRRLDRFLSEYEAQFGKKEKR
- a CDS encoding DUF5320 domain-containing protein codes for the protein MREYGEYRSHHGYGCCWDEGFFGPWMRFGPRMMRFGRRFPTREERIAWLEEYLQELQAEAKAVEERIAELKARETE
- a CDS encoding N-6 DNA methylase; amino-acid sequence: MSDPTPFKAYFKELHAVAQQGDAREESFYPALANMLKTFADATGRKHIRVTTLPKPTDAGNPDFRLWNGTDRIVGYVEAKKPTEERLDEIEQSEQLTRYRATFPNLILTNFFEFRLYRNGERIQTVLAARPFVLTRLHTTPVLEKGDDLRTLLDRFLDFSLPQSFTAESLAVELAKRTRFLRDVVAQQLAQEKDAPGVLTGFFEAFQTYLIGALTPEDFADLFAQTITYGLFAARTRAGDGFNRRAAFDAIPHTIGVLRDLFRFISLGELPEQLAWCVDDIAEVLAVADVPGILDRYYHEGKGSDPIVHFYETFLAQYDPAERERRGVYYTPEPVVGYIVRSLRGILKTHFGKRDGLASDDVTLLDPAAGTMTFIARAAERAVAEFVAKYGQGGRADFIRRHILKNFYAFELMMAPYAIGHLKMSFFLDEFDYHLADNERMPFYLTNTLDMSELEGSKLPGLSSLAEESHLALQVKRDTPILVILGNPPYSGHSANTGAWIRGLIETYKQVDGKPLGEKNPKWLQDDYVKFLRFAQWKIEQAGRGVVGMITNHGYLDNPTFRGMRQSLMRTFDEIYVLDLHGNSLKKETAPDGSKDENVFDIRQGVAIAFFVKRGGKTKSDAVVRHADLYGSREAKYEWLKAHDIADTGWRELKPKLPFYLFVPQSEAYFEHYSRFPSVNNVFVESNTGLIAGRDRLAIQFSRDEVWHTVLTFSQMPPELARQAFQLGKDARDWSITAAQKDLNTFGFNKERIVPILYRPFDVRYTYYTGRNKGFLRWCYPHFMRHMLAGENVGLVTARQMDTSGIQQVFVANSVIDAHSITSAVSISYLFPLYLYPDTSKKDLFSKPEPDEREPNLDPTVVAALASAYGWEPTPEDIFHYVYAVLYAPTYRTKYAEFLRMDFPRIPFTADAELFRQLAALGERLVALHLLKSPELDPPIARFQGEGDGKVIVSGKKGLRYDAERKRVYINPNQYFEGVPPEVWAYQIGGYQVCHKWLKDRRDRTLTLDDIRTYCRIVTALARTIELQQEIDGPYPEAEKEIVPLPGAETKTKTDSLTNGSTRRRTRRP